The region GCCTGCGGTTGTTCCTGTTGAGTAATGCCGACGAAATCGAGGTGTTGGCGCCAGCGGTTGTTCGCGCGCATGTCAGGGATACGTTGCGCCGTGCGGTTGGTCTTTATGGTGATGACTGAAGGTAGCGCCGAGTGGGGCAGGAAGTAAGGTTTGAGTGCGCACTCACGGTGATCCATCAGTGTTTGCACTCCGGTCGCCCGCTGGAATGGCAGCCTGCCAGCCGGGTACCCCAAGTCGGATCTGCGTCGAAAAATCCGGTACGTCACCGGCCAATCGGGCACGGTCGGTGATCCGCCCCCGGCGGCGCAGTTCCTCCAGGGTGACTCCTTTTTGCAGACCGCCGATATCAAGCACATACTCAGGTAGGTAACCGGTCAGCAGCAGACGGTGGTCAACGGGTAGACCGCCGAGAATGCTCTGCACCATCTCGAAAACGATGGTCGTGCAGTTGGCGGTCAGGGTGTTGTAGAAACGAGGGCGTTCCGCCAGAGCATTGGCCTGTGCAACATAGGACAGCAATAGCTCGCGCATGGCCGGTACGGTCATGTCGATGCGATACAGATACATATCTTCGTCACGCACATTGGTGCGTACCCGCACAGCATCTCGCTCGTCTGTGGCGATTATGCTGAGTTCGTACTCCTTGAAAAAACCTCCCAGCTCAGAGTACCGCTCTCCTTCCTCCTTGCGCGTCTCTACGGTGAAGACCAGTTGGCGGCCATCCTGGAAACCGAAGGAGACCAAGATGTGAGCAATGGCTGGCATGCCCCAGTAGGACGTCAGCAAATCTACTGACTGCAGTTGACGTAGGTCGTATTGCCTATCTTCCCACGCGATATCGTAATCATCGTCGCTGCGCCAGTCGAAATTTCGCACGTTGATCAGCCATAGCAGATTGCCCTTCGTCCAACCCTGGGTCATTCGGGCAACATCGTCGCCCCAGGTTCGTTGGTTGGAGGGTTGCAGTGTCTGCCACCATCCCTGCAGCAACGCCAATACCAGTAGATAGGCGGCGACGGCCCATAGAACTGGCCGTCGCCAAAGTAGCAGCAGCGAGCCGACACCCAGCAGGCACCAGAGCACTATCAAGGCGGAGCTGGCTGGTAACGGCCACTCCAGCCGGTACAGCAGGGCAAAAGAGCCCCAGACTGTGGTCAACACAAAGACCGGTGTGAGCAGCAGGCGTAACGCGATGCGTAGGCGTGGGTGTAATTGTTTCATCGGCGCGCTAACTCGGTGAGGTGCTGACGCAGGATGCGGCGGATTTCCACGATCGCTTCCGGTGTCTCCTGAACGCTATGCCATGAAGGTACGACCATTTCCGATTGCGCACCGACAAGATGTGAGCTGGAGTAGGGGACAACGCCATCGCTGCTGTTCAGCAGTGTCAATTCAGGAGAGTGGTTGCCGATGATGCTGTGATAGGGCACTTGCGGTGATATTGGCAAGTCTGCCGTGCTGCGAATAAATGGATCACGAGCGCTCAGATTGTCGATACTGTTGAGCCCCCGAT is a window of Pseudomonas sp. DG56-2 DNA encoding:
- a CDS encoding DUF4105 domain-containing protein; the encoded protein is MKQLHPRLRIALRLLLTPVFVLTTVWGSFALLYRLEWPLPASSALIVLWCLLGVGSLLLLWRRPVLWAVAAYLLVLALLQGWWQTLQPSNQRTWGDDVARMTQGWTKGNLLWLINVRNFDWRSDDDYDIAWEDRQYDLRQLQSVDLLTSYWGMPAIAHILVSFGFQDGRQLVFTVETRKEEGERYSELGGFFKEYELSIIATDERDAVRVRTNVRDEDMYLYRIDMTVPAMRELLLSYVAQANALAERPRFYNTLTANCTTIVFEMVQSILGGLPVDHRLLLTGYLPEYVLDIGGLQKGVTLEELRRRGRITDRARLAGDVPDFSTQIRLGVPGWQAAIPAGDRSANTDGSP